TGTTAGTGCTGttaaaaccctagatttgGTGAGCTGGGCAAATTTGCTGGGAAATTTTAGATTGCTTCTTATTTTAAGTTCTAAGTGAGATTAAGAATCCTTGAAATTCATGCTGTATAAAACCCTAGAATGCGTGATCCTGCCAGTGACATTAGATAAATTTTGACTGTAGGGTATAGTCTCCTCTGATTGGTTAAACTTATTATTGATCTATAGGACACATCAATAACTGAGAAGAAAGGTTCTACGTTTGTGCTTTGTAACGTTTTATCCAAAGCCTAAGTTGCTCTTTAGGAATACAGTGGTCAAATGTGAATTATCTGAAGTATGCAGGTCTTAAAGCGTCCTCTTATTTGCGGATTATTGTGCCGTATGGGTTTTGAGTCAACCTGTAATTATTGGGAAAAGAACTACATGTAGTTCTCAATTCAGAAAGTCTTAACTCTTTAAGTGTTATTCTTCAtagtatacataaataatctGTCAACTTAAtgggtttgtttgttaattgtcactgaacttttgttttgggttttccAATGCTGTGTTACAGGATGGTAAGGTATCACAGCTTGAGCATGTCTTCATTCGAGGCAGTAAAGTCAGGTGCTGtacttgtttccttgtttATGTAATTCATGGGATCATTCTTGTTAACCCTAGCTGTTTAGTAATTGACCTGCGGATATATCTTGACAGGTTTATGGTCATACCAGACATTCTCAAACATGCTCCAATGTTCAAGCGGTTAGATGCTAGAATCAAGGTATATATGCTTTTTGAACCCTGGATGCAGAATGATATTAGGATCTCTATACATATCTCCAACAAACATCTTACCTTACTTGCTTAATCAATGTAGGGAAAGAGCTCATCACTGGGTGTTGGCAGAGGTAGAGGTGCAATGCGAGGGAAAGTAAGTTcaccctctctctcttatgATTTAGTGCTCATGAATGCAATGTTAGGAAGTTTTATGGAACTTGTTAAGATGTTCAAATCCTTGTTATCCCTTAatggtttgtttcttctttgtcacTACTAATGGTTAgattcttgaatctttgtGATATTATCTTAAAGCCGGCTGCCGGGCCCGGGCGTGGAACTGGAGGAAGGGGAGCGGTACCACCTGTGAGGAGATGATTGATTTTACGCTCAACATGTAAGCTTTGATTCTGGGATAGTCTTTCTGTGATATCCAGGTGAAAGCCGCCTTTCTTGGTTCTGTCATTAATGCTTTAGAGAACACtgtaaaaccaaacaagagagagagatatccAGATGCACTACTAGTTCTGTATTTTGGGTTACCAAGATGTTTGAATCATTGACAAGTTTTCGTTGTgatctattttcttctttgcgcATTCTCCATTTCTGACAGTAGATGAGTAAAACAAAGtacattgttttcataaaGGTCTTAATAAGACTAAGATCAGAAAACAAAGTTGGTCATTTAtaacattaataatataagctagaaaataatattgtacTTGTATTTTCAACATGTAAAACCTTGTCTACTGCTATTTTCCcaaattatccaaaaaatttccaaaatgaCTTGTACAATATTTAGTCTATAAAAGTTTAGTTCCAGAGTACCAGCAAACACCAAAACGACTTGTAGAAGAATATTTGATGGAGTGTAGAGGTTCGGTTCCTGAGTAATATTAACCAAAATGGGTCATAGAGTTTCCTGAGTATTTTACAACGATTATACATGAAATTAGTAGGATCAATTCACAAGTTGAATATAGGAAAGCATGATATCAAAAGattctttttattctctctcaaGTGAAGAAAGATCTTAAAGACcttaaaaagagaagaaccGAACCAACCATTGTACATATCCCATTTGGGCAACTTgctctatctctctttctctcacactctttttgttcaaaagaaaaactcgaGTTATGTCATATTAGATtcttattatagttttttccTCCCTTAAAGCAGAAACCCAGCTGGTTCACTTCTTGCAGCATGAAAGAACTTAGATGTGTTGTACTTCCTGTGAGCTTCCCTGTTCCTGCCTTGTGATGAAAAGCAACCATCTTTCTCGCACATGCCCTaggaaaaaacacaaaacccaTTGTCAGGATTCCAAAATCTCATGTCATCgggttttcaaaaaaattcgaaaCAATCAATGTATGTTCTTACAGTAGCTGTTCTTCGTTGTAGCCTGTGTGAAACTCACAGGTTTTGCTCCATTCTTCAAATCCCTTAAGTGTACACTGAGCAGTGTAGATTGCTGAGGCCGCCAGCTTAGATGGAAGATACTCTAGCATCTCATACTCCACAAGGCAAAGCTCGATCATAAAGAATGATAAAATCTCAAGCTGACACCACAATTGCATATACCACACCGATTTAGATATTAGGCCTGATGGTTTCCGGACATAATGATTCAAGCTTTTTTAGTTAGGGAGATATATACCTTCTTGTCAGATTGGGCAGCTTTGAGAAATCGTTTCATGAAAACATATGGAGTTGGTAGAGAGAAATTGAATTGCAAGGTGTTGGCCATTAGCTTCTCCTGcaatagaaaccaaaaacaggTAAATTCAACTATGAAGCATCAACCAGTGGTAGTTAATGATCAAGACAAAGTTGTGTATTCACCATATCTAGCACTTCTCTTCTAGAGTAAGCTTTGTCAGAGATCAAGATGAGATCATCTACCACTGGAACTGAAACTTCTTCATATTTACATGCGAGCAACAAAGCAGTAACACCAACAAGCTGAAGCTTTTTCCTCACGATTTGATGAACCGCAAGGAATCTGTCGATGACAAAAATCTTCTTAGTTTTTCCCTAAAGACAAGAATGAACAAACATAACTTGTATTGAGATAACAAGAACTCAAGTTACATAAGAAGTCGTTCAAGTAGAGCATATACATGTATGATATAGAAATTTATACGACATGGTatcaagaaacagagctttttattataaaaaattcatCATCAGCTATTAGAGAGGTCTCTAGTCTATATCTCTCATTGACGTTTTTGAAAAACAGAGCAGTATTTTTACAgagttaaaataattattttgtcgattaaaaaagttaaatgtgtttttattaattacaacTAGATGAACACCCATGCGTAGCatcggtttttgttttttgaattgtcggaaaaatatgattatggttttttttttattttgatgttcaatataattattactatAATTCATatc
This sequence is a window from Arabidopsis thaliana chromosome 1 sequence. Protein-coding genes within it:
- a CDS encoding Small nuclear ribonucleoprotein family protein (Small nuclear ribonucleoprotein family protein; FUNCTIONS IN: molecular_function unknown; LOCATED IN: nucleolus, nucleus, small nucleolar ribonucleoprotein complex; EXPRESSED IN: 22 plant structures; EXPRESSED DURING: 13 growth stages; CONTAINS InterPro DOMAIN/s: Like-Sm ribonucleoprotein (LSM) domain (InterPro:IPR001163), Like-Sm ribonucleoprotein (LSM) domain, eukaryotic/archaea-type (InterPro:IPR006649), Like-Sm ribonucleoprotein (LSM)-related domain (InterPro:IPR010920); BEST Arabidopsis thaliana protein match is: snRNP core protein SMD3 (TAIR:AT1G76300.1); Has 1253 Blast hits to 1253 proteins in 229 species: Archae - 0; Bacteria - 0; Metazoa - 480; Fungi - 336; Plants - 223; Viruses - 0; Other Eukaryotes - 214 (source: NCBI BLink).); translation: MSRSLGIPVKLLHEASGHIVTVELKSGELYRGSMIECEDNWNCQLEDITYTAKDGKVSQLEHVFIRGSKVRFMVIPDILKHAPMFKRLDARIKGKSSSLGVGRGRGAMRGKPAAGPGRGTGGRGAVPPVRR
- a CDS encoding cyclin (Cyclin family protein; FUNCTIONS IN: cyclin-dependent protein kinase regulator activity; INVOLVED IN: regulation of cell cycle; LOCATED IN: endomembrane system, nucleus; EXPRESSED IN: male gametophyte, pollen tube; EXPRESSED DURING: L mature pollen stage, M germinated pollen stage; CONTAINS InterPro DOMAIN/s: Cyclin, C-terminal (InterPro:IPR004367), Cyclin-like (InterPro:IPR011028), Cyclin-related (InterPro:IPR013763), Cyclin, N-terminal (InterPro:IPR006671), Cyclin, A/B/D/E (InterPro:IPR014400), Cyclin (InterPro:IPR006670); BEST Arabidopsis thaliana protein match is: Cyclin B2;3 (TAIR:AT1G20610.1); Has 3281 Blast hits to 3278 proteins in 328 species: Archae - 0; Bacteria - 0; Metazoa - 1609; Fungi - 468; Plants - 793; Viruses - 0; Other Eukaryotes - 411 (source: NCBI BLink).) produces the protein MNYSNNYIEHQNKKKTIIIFFRQFKKQKPMLRMGVHLVVINKNTFNFFNRQNNYFNSGKTKKIFVIDRFLAVHQIVRKKLQLVGVTALLLACKYEEVSVPVVDDLILISDKAYSRREVLDMEKLMANTLQFNFSLPTPYVFMKRFLKAAQSDKKLEILSFFMIELCLVEYEMLEYLPSKLAASAIYTAQCTLKGFEEWSKTCEFHTGYNEEQLLACARKMVAFHHKAGTGKLTGSTTHLSSFMLQEVNQLGFCFKGGKNYNKNLI